A part of Miscanthus floridulus cultivar M001 chromosome 6, ASM1932011v1, whole genome shotgun sequence genomic DNA contains:
- the LOC136456705 gene encoding 4-diphosphocytidyl-2-C-methyl-D-erythritol kinase, chloroplastic-like: protein MACSAHLLSHSLYSSHCSSPAGPSNLRSKGRPPARASPAARPASRARGCRGVGLRVAASFEEGRRQVEVSYDPQARFNQIADQTDKDAGMTRLNLFSPCKINVFLRITGKRPDGFHDLASLFHVISLGDTIKFSLSPSKSRDRLSTNVPGVPVDESNLIIKALNLYRQKTGTNNFFWIHLDKKVPTGAGLGGGSSNAATALWAANQFAGCIASENDLQEWSGEIGSDIPFFFSRGAAYCTGRGEIVQDIPNPLPENLPMVLIKPSEACSTAEVYKRFRLEQTSQADPLTLLKEITQNGISQDVCVNDLEPPAFEVLPSLKRLKKRIIAASRDDYSAVFMSGSGSTIVGIGSPDPPAFVYDDEDYKDVFWSEACLLTRDENEWYREPISSNATSSKDGLQASVAD from the exons atGGCTTGCTCCGCGCACCTTCTGTCCCACAGCCTCTACTCGTCCCACTGCTCCAGTCCGGCCGGGCCCAGTAACCTCCGCTCCAAGGGCCGACCGCCGGCACGGGCGTCTCCCGCTGCGAGGCCCGCCTCGAGGGCCAGGGGCTGCCGGGGTGTCGGCCTGAGGGTCGCCGCGTCGTtcgaggaggggaggaggcaagTGGAG GTCTCTTATGACCCACAAGCAAGGTTTAACCAGATAGCGGACCAAACTGACAAGGATGCTGGGATGACACGGCTTAACCTATTTTCACCTTGCAAA ATTAATGTGTTCTTGAGGATAACGGGTAAGAGACCAGATGGGTTCCATGACCTGGCTTCTCTATTTCAT GTGATAAGTTTGGGTGATACGATCAAATTTTCATTGTCACCAAGTAAAAGCAGAGATCGCCTGTCAACCAATGTTCCAGGTGTCCCAGTTGATGAAAGCAATTTG ATCATCAAGGCACTCAATCTTTACCGACAGAAAACTGGGACTAATAACTTTTTTTGG ATACATCTTGATAAGAAGGTCCCAACTGGTGCTGGTCTCGGTGGCGGAAGCAGTAATGCTGCAACTGCACTATGGGCTGCTAACCAGTTTGCTGGCTGTATAGCTTCAGAGAACGATCTTCAAGAGTGGTCTGGTGAGATTGGATCAGATATCCCCTTTTTCTTTTCACGAGGAGCAGCATATTGTACTGGTAGAGGAGAG ATTGTCCAAGATATCCCAAATCCCTTGCCAGAAAATCTACCAATGGTTCTTATAAAGCCGTCTGAAGCATGCTCAACTGCTGAAGTTTACAAG CGATTCAGGTTGGAACAAACAAGTCAAGCTGATCCCTTGACCTTGCTCAAGGAAATAACTCAAAATGGGATATCACAAGATGTTTGTGTTAATGACCTAG agCCTCCAGCTTTTGAGGTGTTGCCTTCACTTAAGAGGTTGAAGAAACGAATTATTGCAGCTAGCCGGGATGATTATAGTGCTGTTTTTATGTCAGGAAG TGGAAGCACAATTGTTGGGATTGGTTCCCCGGATCCTCCTGCATTCGTGTATGACGATGAAGACTACAAGGATGTTTTTTGGTCAG AGGCTTGCTTGCTCACTCGCGATGAGAACGAGTGGTACAGGGAACCAATCTCGTCCAATGCCACGTCTAGCAAAGATGGTTTGCAAGCCTCGGTCGCTGACTGA